The proteins below come from a single Xiphophorus couchianus chromosome 20, X_couchianus-1.0, whole genome shotgun sequence genomic window:
- the LOC114134915 gene encoding parapinopsin-like, whose translation MQPPALLPNASFYMDPPEEPPLSRAGFIVLSVIMAFFTIPAIVLNGTVIIVSLMHKQLRQPLNYALVNMAAADLGTAMTGGVLSVVNNAQGYFSLGRTGCVMEGFTVSLCGITSLCTVALIAVERMFVVCKPLGQVTFQKKHAIGGIVLSWLWSLAWNLPPLFGWGRYDLEGVGTSCAPDWHNTDPNNVSYLIAYFAVCFAFPLTLILVSYAKLLWTLHQVSKMACVEGGAVAKGEMKVASMVILMVLSFLAAWLPYAGLAMFVVCRPDAKIHPLVGTLPVYLAKSSTAYNPIIYILLNKQFRKYAVPFLLCGKELVEEDEASEATTTVEAMSTNKVAPS comes from the exons ATGCAGCCCCCTGCGCTTTTACCAAATGCTTCGTTCTACATGGATCCACCGGAGGAGCCCCCTCTGTCACGAGCGGGCTTCATCGTACTCTCCGTCATCATGGCCTTTTTTACTATTCCTGCCATTGTGCTGAACGGTACAGTGATCATCGTGTCCCTCATGCACAAGCAGCTGAGGCAGCCGCTCAACTACGCTCTGGTGAACATGGCCGCAGCCGACTTGGGCACAGCGATGACCGGGGGGGTGCTGTCGGTGGTCAACAACGCCCAGGGGTACTTCTCTCTGGGCAGGACAGGCTGTGTGATGGAGGGCTTCACTGTGTCCTTGTGTG gCATCACATCCCTGTGCACAGTGGCTCTGATTGCAGTGGAGAGGATGTTTGTGGTGTGCAAGCCTCTGGGACAAGTAACCTTCCAAAAGAAGCATGCCATCGGAGGTATAGTCTTGTCTTGGCTCTGGTCTCTTGCCTGGAACTTGCCCCCACTCTTCGGCTGGGGCAGGTACGATCTGGAGGGTGTCGGGACGTCCTGCGCACCAGACTGGCACAACACAGACCCCAACAATGTCTCCTACCTCATTGCTTACTTTGCTGTGTGTTTTGCCTTTCCTCTCACTCTGATCCTGGTCTCATATGCAAAACTTCTCTGGACGTTACACCAG GTTTCAAAGATGGCCTGTGTGGAAGGTGGAGCAGTAGCTAAAGGGGAGATGAAGGTGGCGTCCATGGTGATTCTGATGGTGCTGTCCTTCCTGGCAGCCTGGCTGCCGTACGCCGGTCTGGCCATGTTTGTAGTCTGCAGACCTGATGCAAAGATTCATCCGCTGGTGGGCACGCTGCCGGTTTACCTGGCAAAAAGCAGCACTGCGTACAATCCCATCATCTATATCTTGCTCAACAAACAG TTTCGTAAGTACGCGGTTCCCTTCCTGCTTTGCGGGAAGGAGTTGGTGGAGGAAGACGAGGCGTCAGAGGCAACAACCACCGTGGAGGCCATGTCTACAAATAAAGTGGCTCCCAGTTGA